From Brassica oleracea var. oleracea cultivar TO1000 chromosome C3, BOL, whole genome shotgun sequence, a single genomic window includes:
- the LOC106330040 gene encoding uncharacterized protein LOC106330040: protein MELTQLPERMFAAGEEPVGERVNTYHKPKRIESILDALEPEEVEFMRKTTFGKIISQAENPSFSGSFGQFVIVRILRVKKKYEIWFLFAGKPIRMSLHEFAHVTGLNCRKIPKKNIKRKKNPINEKLYWGELFGSLKFCAVDTAIEMLKKRKVKDREMRLKYACLAFTSCVLLPTSHSSRIITEHVEMIRDFDEFLKYPWGRVTFEMLVTGIKKKDEMSLAQSSVALPGFVDAIQLVFMAAVPQIKEVATPVEPVVVIDSNSDSDSEDSESQADKVEMSKPPDAPPASVRYCVNPAHVRDLHEECKVEVTSMLVDGTHTAEELTWEDEVNDVTVDNLVRSIEQGHVLTKAMFSGGLSASDLARMRSEKKLKEKEQKDNKERENQADSPEGEIGEAYDVSHMANLVGRIVTPNIEDAVYKLGDKLEERLAKLIKAEVLNMQGAVIQSIIGLLGKPNPDAGVASDENGGAVDQAQNGRGCTSAGASLLTADAIRSEGQTTATYVPTSLHNSTEQPLVDLATVIPKQAEKVGEPLQAEKVGEPIQLDNLINMVITDVGGVLDDSEVAPANNQPSIHITVGPVAECVKTLEDAAHSPTDTDLTTPQPGQNTNFTHHHLSPVDEDGSPHEKEGELLHEEVCHASVPDVEASNVIAETRKSKRTRILPPLFNDYQCDPKIKAFSREGTLTTTSNNIDEIYMAMRERAGDSRVYTVANGMSVTTDELNEIVDRNQLMTPKVMDVLMLTKTAIKDRHMMKYDEAVVKHFIGGSTPDDVYDCIYFPFFIDKQHWVGVSLDLSRGAVQILDCNHGFRSESMMKKDFTPITVVVPHILATATGNKSADARKPYQMVRVNCVPHNSNSTDAAATTVLLIQAHAANGADGCKDVTPETISSGAKHLAVLVYRDITHV from the exons ATGGAACTCACGCAACTACCAGAGCGGATGTTTGCAGCCGGTGAAGAACCTGTTGGGGAGAGAGTTAACACTTATCACAAACCGAAAAGGATCGAGTCCATTCTAGACGCACTAGAACCGGAGGAGGTAGAATTCATGCGGAAGACGACGTTTGGGAAAATCATTTCACAGGCAGAAAACCCGTCTTTTTCCGGTAGTTTTGGCCAGTTTGTCATTGTGCGAATTCTCCGAGTGAAGAAGAAGTATGAGATATGGTTTCTATTTGCCGGGAAGCCGATTAGGATGTCTCTGCACGAGTTCGCTCATGTCACAGGCCTTAACTGCAGGAAGATCCCGAAGAAAAACATAAAGAGGAAGAAGAATCCTATCAACGAGAAGCTCTACTGGGGTGAACTTTTTGGATCTCTCAAGTTCTGCGCCGTTGACACCGCCATAGAGATGCTGAAGAAGAGGAAAGTTAAGGACCGAGAGATGCGACTCAAGTATGCATGTTTGGCGTTCACTTCCTGTGTTCTACTACCGACTTCTCACTCTTCTCGGATCATCACTGAGCATGTGGAGATGATACGTGATTTTGATGAATTTCTTAAATATCCGTGGGGGAGAGTCACCTTTGAGATGCTTGTTACCGGAATTAAAAAAAAAGATGAGATGTCGCTTGCTCAGTCCAGCGTCGCCTTACCTGGTTTTGTGGATGCGATCCAACTCGTTTTCATGGCGGCTGTTCCTCAGATAAAAGAGGTAGCCACCCCTGTCGAGCCTGTTGTTGTGATTGACTCTAACAGCGACTCAGATTCGGAGGATAGCGAATCGCAAGCTGATAAAGTTGAAATGAGCAAGCCCCCCGATGCACCCCCTGCGAGTGTGCGATATTGTGTCAATCCCGCACATGTTAGAGACCTGCACGAAGAATGCAAG GTTGAAGTTACCTCCATGCTTGTGGACGGAACCCATACAGCGGAAGAACTGACGTGGGAAGATGAGGTCAACGATGTAACAGTTGATAATCTTGTACGATCAATTGAACAAGGTCACGTGCTAACCAAGGCAATGTTCAGTGGGGGCTTATCGGCTTCTGATCTGGCACGCATGAGATCTGAGAAGAAACTAAAAGAAAAGGAACAGAAGGACAACAAAGAGAGGGAGAACCAGGCGGACTCACCAGAAGGAGAGATTGGGGAAGCTTATGACGTCAGCCACATGGCTAACCTTGTTGGTCGCATTGTAACCCCTAATATTGAGGATGCCGTTTACAAGTTAGGCGACAAACTGGAGGAGCGCCTGGCTAAACTGATCAAAGCTGAGGTCCTAAACATGCAGGGGGCTGTTATTCAGAGTATTATTGGTTTATTAGGCAAGCCTAACCCGGACGCGGGGGTTGCGAGTGATGAAAATGGTGGCGCTGTCGATCAAGCGCAGAATGGAAGGGGCTGTACATCGGCGGGAGCTTCATTACTAACAGCCGATGCAATAAGAAGCGAAGGACAAACCACCGCAACATATGTGCCTACATCTCTCCATAACTCCACCGAACAACCACTTGTCGACCTCGCTACCGTGATACCAAAACAGGCTGAGAAGGTCGGGGAACCACTACAGGCTGAGAAGGTTGGGGAACCAATACAGCTCGACAATCTTATAAACATGGTCATTACCGATGTCGGTGGCGTTTTGGATGACAGCGAG GTGGCTCCTGCAAACAACCAGCCATCTATCCACATTACCGTAGGACCCGTCGCTGAATGCGTCAAAACTTTGGAAGACGCTGCCCACTCTCCCACTGACACTGATCTCACTACCCCTCAGCCTGGACAGAATACAAATTTCACCCACCATCATTTGTCTCCTGTTGACGAAGATGGTAGCCCACACGAGAAAGAG GGTGAATTGTTGCACGAGGAGGTATGTCATGCGTCAGTTCCAGATGTAGAAGCAAGCAATGTCATTGCAGAGACTAGGAAGAGCAAGAGGACAAGGATACTACCACCGTTGTTCAACGACTACCAGTGCGATCCGAAGATAAAAGCTTTCAGCCGTGAGGGGACTCTGACGACAACATCAAACAATATAGACGAGATATACATGGCCATGAGAGAGAGAGCTGGCGACAGCAG GGTTTATACAGTCGCTAATGGAATGTCTGTAACAACCGATGAGTTGAACGAGATCGTCGATCGCAACCAGCTGATGACGCCAAAG GTGATGGATGTCTTAAT GCTTACGAAGACCGCCATTAAGGACCGCCACATGATGAAATATGATGAAGCCGTGGTTAAGCATTTCATTGGTGGCAGTACACCGGACGACGTTTACGACTGTATTTACTTCCCCTTTTTCATCGACAAACAGCACTGGGTTGGCGTTTCCCTCGATCTATCACGCGGAGCCGTACAAATACTCGACTGCAATCATGGTTTCCGATCTGAAAGCATGATGAAGAAGGATTTTACCCCCATAACTGTTGTCGTCCCGCATATCCTTGCCACAGCAACTGGGAACAAGTCTGCTGATGCACGCAAACCCTATCAGATGGTGAGGGTTAACTGTGTCCCGCATAACTCAAACTCCACAGATGCAGCCGCTACAACGGTGTTGCTAATCCAGGCACATGCTGCCAATGGCGCCGATGGATGCAAAGATGTCACCCCAGAAACGATCTCTTCGGGTGCTAAACACCTCGCTGTCCTTGTCTATCGCGACATAACCCATGTGTAA
- the LOC106335179 gene encoding eukaryotic translation initiation factor 3 subunit A-like: protein MAHFAKPENALKRADELINVGQKQDALQALHDLITSKRYRAWQKPLEKIMFKYLDLCVDLKRGRFAKDGLIQYRIVCQQVNVSSLEEVIKHFLHLSTEKAEQARSQADALEEALDVDDLEADRKPEDLQLSIVSGEKGKDRSDRELVTPWFKFLWETYRTVLEILRNNSKLEALYAMTAHKAFQFCKQYKRTTEFRRLCEIIRNHLANLNKYRDQRDRPDLSAPESLQLYLDTRFDQLKVATELGLWQEAFRSVEDIYGLMCMVKKTPKSSLLMVYYSKLTEIFWISSSHLYHAYAWFKLFSLQKNFNKNLSQKDLQLIASSVVLAALSVPPFDRAQSASHMELENEKERNLRMANLIGFNLEPKFEGRDMLSRSALLSELVSRGVLSCASQEVKDLFHVLEHEFHPLDLGSKIQPLLEKISKSGGKLSSAPSLPEVQLSQYVPSLEKLATLRLLQQVSKIYQTIRIESLSQLVPFFEFSVVEKISVDAVKNNFVAMKVDHMKGVVIFGNLGIESDGLKDHLAVFAESLNKVRAMLYPVPSKASKLGGIVPNLAKTVEKEHKRLLARKSIIEKRKEDQERQQLEMEREEEQKRLKLQKLTEEAEQKRLAAELLERRKQRILREIEEKELEEAQALLEDTEKRMKKGKKKTLLDGEKVTKQTVMERALTEQLKERQEMEKKLQKLAKTMDYLERAKREEAAPLIEAAYQRRLVEEREFYEREQQREVELSRERHESDLKEKNRLSRMLEFKETFQGEVIGRRQAEFDKIRTEREERISQMIRARKQERDIKRKQLYYLTTEEERIRKLQEEEEAHKREEAEKRKKQEAEHKAKLDEIAEKQRQRERELEEKEKKRREELLKGTDAPPARPAEPTAAPAAAAPPAAAPAQASGKYVPRFKRQTAEVSAPAQTPPAADSDRWGNRGPPPADDHWGSNRGGPSQKPDRWVPGSRGSDRPSGGDAWRSGEERRSPFGSSRPRPAQR, encoded by the exons ATGGCGCATTTTGCCAAACCTGAGAACGCATTGAAGCGTGCTGATG AGTTGATCAATGTTGGACAGAAACAAGATGCCCTCCAGGCGCTTCACGATCTCATCACCTCCAAGAGGTACAGAGCATGGCAGAAGCCGCTCGAGAAGATCATGTTCAAGTATCTGGACCTTTGTGTCGACTTGAAGAGAGGTCGGTTCGCTAAAGATGGGTTGATCCAGTACCGTATCGTTTGCCAGCAAGTGAATGTGAGCTCGTTGGAGGAAGTCATCAAGCATTTCCTCCATCTTTCTACGGAGAAAGCTGAGCAGGCTCGCTCTCAGGCTGATGCCCTGGAGGAGGCACTTGATGTTGATGACCTTGAGGCTGACAGGAAGCCTGAAGATTTGCAGCTGAGTATTGTCAGTGGAGAGAAGGGGAAAGATAGATCTGACCGTGAGTTGGTTACCCCTTGGTTCAAGTTTCTGTGGGAGACTTACAGGACGGTGCTTGAGATATTGCGTAACAACTCAAAGTTGGAAGCACTTTATGCG ATGACAGCACATAAGGCCTTCCAGTTCTGTAAGCAGTACAAGCGAACAACCGAGTTCCGCAGGCTTTGTGAAATCATTAGAAACCATTTGGCAAACCTGAACAAGTACAGAGACCAAAGGGACAGGCCTGACTTGTCAGCCCCAGAGAGCTTGCAGCTTTACCTGGACACAAGATTTGATCAGTTGAAAGTTGCTACTGAGCTTGGACTTTGGCAG GAAGCTTTCCGTTCTGTTGAAGATATATATGGGTTAATGTGCATGGTCAAGAAAACGCCCAAGTCATCTTTGTTGATGGTCTACTATTCCAAATTGACTGAGATATTCTGGATTTCTTCTAGCCATCTGTACCATGCTTATGCATGGTTCAAGCTGTTTAGTCTGCAGAAAAATTTCAACAAGAACTTGAGCCAAAAGGATTTGCAGCTAATAGCATCATCTGTTGTCTTGGCGGCGTTATCTGTTCCGCCGTTTGATAGAGCTCAGAGTGCATCCCATATGGAGCTTGAAAATGAGAAAGAACGCAATTTGAGGATGGCCAACCTCATTGGTTTCAATCTTGAACCTAAATTTGAGGGCAGAGATATG CTTTCAAGGTCAGCTCTTCTGTCAGAGCTG GTTTCAAGAGGTGTTTTGAGCTGTGCATCACAGGAGGTCAAAGATCTTTTCCATGTTTTGGAGCATGAGTTTCACCCACTTGATCTTGGCTCCAAGATTCAGCCGTTGCTGGAAAAGATTTCCAAATCTGGTGGGAAGCTTTCATCAGCTCCTTCTTTGCCAGAAGTGCAACTCTCCCAGTATGTTCCTTCTTTGGAGAAGCTTGCTACTCTGAGGCTACTTCAACAG GTGTCTAAGATATATCAGACTATACGAATTGAGAGTTTATCTCAGTTGGTCCCCTTCTTTGAATTCTCAGTGGTAGAGAAGATATCTGTTGATGCTGTGAAGAACAACTTTGTTGCCATGAAAGTTGATCACATGAAGGGTGTTGTTATTTTTGGCAATTTG GGGATTGAGTCTGATGGACTGAAGGATCATCTGGCTGTTTTTGCTGAGTCTTTGAACAAAGTTAGAGCTATGCTGTATCCTGTCCCAAGTAAAGCATCAAAACTAGGTGGCATTGTACCGAACCTAGCAAAAACTGTTGAGAAGGAGCACAAGAGACTGCTTGCTCGGAAATCAATCATTGAAAAGAGGAAAGAGGATCAAGAGCGTCAGCAACTAGAAATGGAACGTGAGGAGGAACAGAAACGGCTTAAGCTTCAGAAGCTAACTGAGGAGGCAGAGCAAAAGAGACTTGCGGCAGAGCTTCTGGAGAGAAGGAAACAAAGAATCCTTAGAGAGATAGAGGAGAAGGAACTTGAGGAAGCTCAGGCGTTGCTGGAGGACACAGAGAAACGCATGAAAAAGGGAAAGAAAAAGACGCTTTTGGATGGA GAGAAGGTGACAAAGCAAACTGTGATGGAGAGGGCCTTAACTGAGCAGCTCAAGGAAAGGCAGGAAATGGAGAAAAAACTCCAGAAACTTGCCAAAACTATGGATTATTTGGAACGAGCAAAGAGAGAAGAGGCTGCTCCATTGATTGAAGCTGCGTATCAGCGAAGACTGGTGGAGGAAAGAGAGTTTTATGAACGTGAGCAACAG CGTGAAGTTGAACTCAGTAGAGAGCGTCATGAGAGTGACTTGAAGGAGAAGAACAGGTTGTCCAGAATGTTGGAGTTTAAG GAAACATTCCAAGGGGAAGTGATAGGTCGTAGACAAGCAGAGTTTGACAAAATAAGGACGGAGAGAGAGGAACGCATCAGCCAAATGATCCGAGCTAGGAAGCAAGAAAGGGATATCAAGAGGAAGCAGCTGTATTATCTGACAACTGAAGAAGAAAGAATAAGAAAGCTGCAAGAAGAAGAGGAAGCTCATAAGCGTGAAG AAGCCGAGAAACGCAAGAAGCAAGAAGCTGAACACAAAGCAAAGCTGGATGAAATTGCTGAGAAGCAGAGGCAGAGAGAAAGAGAGCTGGAGGAGAAAGAGAAGAAGAGGCGAGAAGAGCTGTTAAAGGGAACAGACGCACCACCTGCTCGCCCTGCAGAGCCTACAGCTGCTCCTGCCGCTGCTGCACCACCAGCAGCAGCGCCAGCACAAGCCTCTGGTAAATATGTTCCTAGGTTCAAGCGTCAGACAGCTGAGGTCTCAGCACCAGCACAGACACCACCAGCTGCAGATTCTGACCGCTGGGGCAACCGTGGACCACCTCCAGCAGATGACCACTGGGGAAGCAACAGAGGAGGACCGTCACAGAAACCGGACCGTTGGGTCCCTGGGTCTAGAGGCAGTGACCGTCCAAGTGGTGGTGATGCTTGGCGAAGTGGTGAAGAACGCCGGTCTCCCTTTGGAAGCTCCAGGCCCAGGCCCGCCCAGCGTTGA